In the genome of Fusarium graminearum PH-1 chromosome 2, whole genome shotgun sequence, the window ATCGCTGTAGCGTTCGTATCATCCCTGTCTCTTGTAGATCTGATGCTACTTCCCGCGCTCGTAAACTGCTTTCGAAATTCTTTTCAGGATCTGCGGTCTTGCGACTTTTCCAGAGCTGCCTGACTGATCCTCTGAGCCTACCCACAGTCTTTGACGAGTAGGTACTGCTAGTATCAGTCGtgtcgtcctcatcatccaccaAATGAACAAGCTTTTGCAACGTCATGACAATAAAGGCATGGTTTGGATACCAGTCAGCCTTGGTTCGGTTTCGAATTTGCATCAAATCCTCCAGAGCTAATTTATGCAGGCCCTTTTTGCTACCAATGGCCTGGATCACATCCCAACTTAGCCCATTGACGTTGATCCATCGGCATTTTGCCCATTCCTCCTTGGGTTCGTCCAGAAAGGCTATGAAACTCGCATTGTCAAAGTGACGCTTAACCATATTGTCTTGCGCAAAGTCGATAACGGAAATTTCACAGGCGGCATGGAGCGCAGGCATGGATGCGTGCCCTCCATCAGGGAGCATAGGGTCGTAGCCAGGTTCGGAACCAGGTTGCCAGCCTGGGCGATCGCCAAATGTGGTCTCAAACTCATCGTAGTCCTCAACCGTCTTAAACGTCGGAACGCGAGTCAGTCGGCGTCGCAATATCGAGGGCGAGAAGTTCATCTCGCGATGGACTTCGGTATCGGATCGCACTGGTCGCACAGGCTCGGCCGGTGGCGGAGAGAGGTTCTGAGTGTTGAGAGTGAGGTTGTAGCGGACATGCTGCTCGGCCTTTTCGTCGGAAACGTTTGTATTGGAGGATTGGCTTTGGCGACTGTGCAGCTCTATGTCGTCCTGCATCGAAGAGTCTTGCTCCGCTGGGAGAGCGAAGTCTCGCGAAATCGACATTGTGGGAGTTTGGTTACTGGATGCGCAATAGAGAAGGGAAGGGGGTTAAGAAATAGAACTCTATCCTTCAGCCAGGAAAGAATGGAGCAAGAAAAACAGtgctgaggctgaagttgaagatgaaggttCAGCCATCAGTTTCAGCTGAGGTGGAAAATATGGTACTTTGGTGGTAGATATAAGATACGAACTTGGAACAAAAATAAATCCAACCAGGTTGTCACAATGCAAGGGAAGGAGAAGCCCgtcagcaccaacaccgaAAGTGGTTTCGGGATGGAGAAAGATTAGGATTGTGATTAGGGATTAGGAATAGGGGGCTGCTCTCTgctctctgtctctgtcgCTGGCAGCAGAGTAACCCACCAAGCTTCATTGGCACATTACGATTGAGCTCATCTTGAACTGAAGCCGATTATCCGTTCTTAGGCCGTGAAAAAATGTTTACGACGGCAGGACGGCATGAATTTTGAGCGATTATGGCATCGTTCTCGGACACGGCACGCGAAAAACCCCACGCCAATCGTCAATTAGCAGTCTCATCCCATTTAGCTAAGCTTTCGTACCAAGCTTCGTTATCCACATTTATCCCGCCTCGGCACAGAGGGCTATGCAGCCTGGACAGCTAAGACGAAAATAAGACGCCATATGCTCGGTATAAGTGATAGGTAGTATATATAAATTATTTCTATTGGATAATTAGTTTGAGTATTAATAACAGCCAACAATCAGGATGGAAGAGTAAATATCTCGTAAAGCCTCCTTACAATAGCAAACTGCCAGGTTCTATCTAGCTGTCTCGGGAAGTCATGCTATTTTTATACAAATAGGTAGTTATGCATTATTACAACTCGACTCAACAAGATTATCTGGGCATGTTGGAACTTTTGGCGCAATACTGTAGGACCGCATATCAAGGTCATACGAATAAATATCTACTAATCTTGGCGTCTCGGTCTGTGTAACAAGGTTAACAGCTAAAGCGCGCTCATTCTTTTCACTTCACATCGTTATGAGGAAATATAATATCATGGCGACAAAgacctcatcttcattcttaCCTTGAAAACTCCGAAGCATGACAGTTCAGCTAGAAAAGGGTTCCCTTATACTACCCCAATCTCCGTTACTCAAGGTACTTGGGGTCACCAAGGTGCATCTTCGGTCTGACTTGATCGCCCATGAGTAAatgagaaaggaagaaactACTAGTCCCAAAGGGGGGAAGAATTCGTACTGATGTGAACGGCCGAGATGTACAACGCTCCTCCTGAAGGTTATACGATCGAGAGAACTCCGACCTTAACTTCGGATGCGGCCCTGAATTTGTGACTTCCATATCCCCCAGTCACAGGCAACAGTCGATCCATAAACTCAAGTAAAACTTTGTGGTTTACACTCATAGCAGACTGCACATGTGCCTATTATGAATTACATAGATATCCCCATTCGCAGCTGCCGTCTTCATCAGCAATCCGGCTGCAGCCATAGCATCCCTTTATCACAGCTCGCGCTGTCCGCCTCTAGTTCGCCGTCGTAATCGTACAATCTCGACTTTAGATTCCCCCATTACCCGCGTGGCAAAATTGTGGATAGCCTGGTACTGTGACAGAAGGGCAGTTGGACCACCATTGAGGGGAGCAAACCTCATGGCTTGAGATGATCCACGTGTTGTGCCAACCAGGAACGCAGTAATCCGGGACTTCGAAGGGTAGCTCGTTGATGGTGTCTGCTGTCCATGCTTCTGCATTGTTGATACGGTTAATCTCTTGGTATATCAGGGGGCAAGCCGTGTCGAACAGAAGCTCCCCAAAACATCCGCAAAGGTTTAGGAATAGAACGTAGCCACACATGTGGGCATTTCAGATCTTTTTCTGTGTCTTGAGGTTTTTTATGTGTGTCGCTCGTTGAGTAGCATGAGCGAATCCAGAGAACGACAAGCATAACGATTGCGCTGATGGGAAGACTTGGAGGTATGTTGACTGAGTATGGTCAAGACATATCATGGTCAGTATAATCCGTTGTTTGAAAGTGGGAAGAGTCGTTTGTTGTCAATGGTTCGAACGCGCTACCTACATCAGCGACTTCGCTGATTGTAGGGCTTGGCCATCTGTTCCGTTTGATAGTCCATTGCTGGTTAGCTTTCACGTTTGTGTGTAGCAATTCTCCCCTAGCGAACTGGTTTGACAGCCGTCATCACTCGTTCCGAAAAGCAACGTGCAGATGGGTTGCTCCAAGCATGACGGAAGAACCACAAACCCCTCTGTGACACCGAGCTGTCACTCTTATTCCAGCAACCATTGGTTCCATTCTGCTCATCCACTTGAGCTTCTATGTGAGCGGTTGGGAATGCAGTGCTGCCATGATGCAAATCGGCCACTTGGCCGTCCAGGAACAATGGCAatgttttgttcttgggTTATCTGGAGGAAAGGGGGTGGCTGAAAGCTTATTGTCTAGGCTCCGATCAATACGATTCTGTCCGAGACAAGGTCAGATGAAAAGAAATATTGTCTTGGGCTCGTTAATTCGGATTATCGTTCAATTATCGTATCGGAAGGGTCACCGGGAGCCGTCGCAGCCTGTTGAAACGTGCCGTACGGATGTCGCCTGCTTCCACTACCTCTTCTCATTGTAAACAAGAGGGAATAGTGGCGCGCCCCGAGGTTTTGTTCTGAGAACGCGAGTCATGTCATCAAAGGTTATAGAAGGTTCACCGTTAAAGTTGGCGCTTATGTATGCCCACGTGAAGGATTGAATGCGGCTCATGGGATCTATCTACAAGAGCCTCAGTGTTGCAGAAAACTTGATACTACTTGCCCAGGACATGAAATAATTTGGTCATTCTGTATTATCTTGGACCCGGTCTTAAGTCGTTCATTTTAGACACCAAAAGATTATGTTTTAGGCTTTCTGTCACCCCCTGGAAGGAATCCCATGATCTTAAGAAGCTCCCGTGGTCAAGGCGAGTTATCGTTATTGGTTATCGATCATGTCTCGGTGCAATCGCACCTTTACCGCTCCACCCTCCGGAACTACTGATGTCACAAGCTCCACTGATAATGGAACCCTAGCCTCCCTGCATTGTACCTTAGTAGCCAGCCGTGCCCACTAGCGTTCCATGGAAGTCACAGCTCCAGCTCCCCGCGTGCAGCTCTAACAGGCAGTGTCGCATAAATGTGCAACAATGTCATAGTCGTCTTCCAACCATTTTGTGTTTTTCAACCTTGCACAACACTCCTTTCTTACGCGGCCAGATAGTTACAATGGTTtgtctccctcttctttttctttcgcttctgcttcaaCTCAACACTTGTCATCCCTTGATGTATTCCTAGCTAACAATGTCATCTCCTCAGGCCAACGAAAGCGATCCTCTCTTGTCCGGGTCCGGTCACGACCGCTCCGATACCCAGGCCGAAAGCAAGGCCCATCGAAACTCGCGTCTCCGTGAGCTCGGCTTGTTTGCCTGGGCTTTGATCGCTACAGCCGCTGTTATTGTCGTCGCTATCTGGACCCAACATGAGCAGCAGACAAAGCATGACCACAACACACCTGCCACGAAGCGAAATCTCGTCTTCATGGTGTCAGATGGCATGGGCCCCGCTACATTGTCCTTGACTCGCAGCTACCGACAGCACGTTGAAGATCTCCATTTTGGCGATACCCTCACCCTCGACAAGCATTTTTGGGGCACGAGCAGGACTCGCTCCAATAGCTCCCTTGTCACCGACAGCGCTGCCGGTGCCACTGCCTTCTCCTGCGGAAAGAAGACCTACAACGGTGCCATTTCTACTCTGCCAAACCACGATCCTTGCGGAACGGTCTTGGAAGCTGCAAAGCGCGCTGGATACCACACTGGTCTCGTTGTGACTACGAAGATTGAGGTATGCGCAATCTCAAGAAGCCTAGATAAGCCACGGCGAAGCTAACTGATTCTCCTTAGGATGCGACTCCAGCCTGCTTCAACTCGCACGTTGTGCTCCGTGAAATGGAAGATGAGATTGCTCTTCAGCAGATCGGAGAGGGTGTACTCGGACGAACCGTCGACCTGatgcttggtggtggtcgaTGCAACTACCTGCCTAGCAGCGCGGAGGGCAGCTGCCGAGCTGACGATACCGACGTGGTCAAGATTGCAAAGGAGAAGCACAACTGGACCTACGCTGATGACCGGGCTGGTTTTGATGCTCTCAAGGGCGGCAACAATGTGAAGCTGCCTTTCCTCGGACTGTTTGCGTCAAGCGACATCCCCTTCGAGATTGACCGCCGAAACCACAACGATGTCTACCCTTCGCTGAGCGAAATGGCCAAGACTGCTCTTCGTGCTCTTGAGAAGGCTACTGAGAAGAGCGACAAgggcttcttcatcatgattgagGGCAGCCGAATCGACCATGCTGGTCACATCAATGATCCCGCCGCTCAGGTCCACGAGGTTCTTGAGTACGACAAGACCTTCCGAGCTgtcctcgacttcatcaaGGAGAGCAAGACCGAGACTGTTCTCGTTGCAACCAGTGATCACGAAACAGGTGGCCTTGCTACCGCGCTTCAGGAACCTGGCCACCTCCCTGTTTACAACTGGTACCCCAAGGTCCTTGCCAACGCGACTGCCTCAGCTGAGTGGCTCCACGCGAAGCTCAACGCCCATATCGCCTCGAACtctgaggccaagaagaacaaggaaaagctcaaggagTACATTAACGAGGAACTCATTATCCGTGGTCTCGGTATCTCCAACGCCTCAGACAAAGAGATCACCACCATTGCAGAGCACCCTGAGAGCGCCCTTGTCCTCTTCTCGGCTCTCATTTCTCTGCGTGCACACATCGGGTGGAGCACTCACGGCCATACCGCAGTTGATGTCAACATCTACAGCTCTGGTGGACCCCGAACAGAGAACATCCGCGGTAACGTGGAGAACACTGACGTGGGCAAGTATCTGCGCGAGTACCTCGAGGTTGACGTCGACGCCATCACCGAGGAATTGCAGgacaagatgagcaagaTCAAGGTTCAGGATGCAGGTATGGAAGCCCTCGATGAGGTATGGCCTCTTGGAAACAAGCACCACGCTATCCAGGGTTAATGGGTATCGCGATATGAAGACACGGTTTATGAAAGAGGTGGAGGATAAAGATTATGATTTGAGATAAACAGATAGGGAGTGACGAATGATTGAGGTCTAGCATAGGATACAGAATAAATACAGCCTAAAGATAGGACAAATATCGTATTAAGTGATAAAATTATTATATCCTTTAGGCTAATAGAGTCAAGTTTCTTGTTACGCAGAGCGATGGGTAGCAAACTTGAATGTGctcttttgttttgataCCACAACGATGAGGGCTGAGAATCAATCATTACCATCAACACTCCAGATCACAGTCACCTTACCTGAATCATCAAAGCATTCCTACTTCCATACAACGCTCTCTGTGACAACTATCTGAATATTCATTCGAGACTGCCAATATCtctctgtttgtttgtcgGACCCACAAATTTGTTCGAGAGTAGTTCCTTCCAATAGTGATCTCGTTGCTTCCCCCAACGGAGAAGGAGACAATCCAATTGGCTCCTGCAACTACACCAAGGCATTCAAACGCAATCTCGcaattcatcatcgtcgatcAAACATCAATTTAGTAAAGCTATTCAATACCCACTAATAAATTCATCGAATTCAGTATCGACTTTTGACATTGTTCGAATACAAACTTCAACTGGCCGTGTTCGTCTTCAGCGCGCCTTAACTTGACGCGGTTTCCGTGGGGCTTCAAGGGTCGAGATTCAAAAACTTAGCTGGGCCTGAAAATTCATCCAAGCTTTCACAACCAGGTGAGTTTTCACATACGTTCCAGCCTGTATCCTATATTCTAACGCTGCAAAATTAGTGACTTATCACATTGGATCAAGATTGTCCACGGTGATACATAGCAACGACACGAATTTATATTACACTTGTGGCACCGTATTGGTGGTGACTCAACAACTGCAATCTCTGATACAGCTAGACAGGGCGGTTTACCAAATCCCTGCTCAGCTCTAACACACTCCCACACACATTATCACTACGGAGTCTTTCGCAACACGGAGACTAATCAACGTCGCTATCGATATCCTCACTTAAGTCTTCCAATTCGGACTGCCCACGTCATGGCTGCTCCTGCAGAGGTAGTGGACGTCGTCCGGGATGCTGTCGACTCCACTGACCCTCATCTCTCGGACCCTCCCCTCCTCAGGGATCATTCGGAATTCAAGACTTACGAGAGCCGTGGGTTCAAGTATTCTGGCATTCGAATTTTTTACAGGCAACATGCAAAGGCCGATCAACTACCGAAGCCTCCGTTGCCTCTTCTGGTCTTTCTGCATGGACTTGGCGGCTCTGTTGCTCAGTTCCATCCTTTGCTATGTAGTCTGGTCGACGAGGCCCCCTGTTTAGCAATCGACTACCCCGGATGCGGCCGTTCTGAGTTCTCGGTCACGGATTGGGCAGCTTATACGACAGAAGCTTTGGTAGAGCTCTTGGAGATCATAATCAATGATTATCGGGACAAAGGCGCAGGCCAGCGTGTGGTTCTCATCGGTCATAGCATGGGCACTGCCCTGTCTGCGAGATTGGCCAACACTGGGCTTCGTCACACAACTGACCTGTCGCATCATGTGGTAGGACTAATAGCCATTTGTCCAGTCGCGAATCCTCCGAATGAGTCGTTGACGAGGTGGGCAAAGATAGCCATGTGGATTCCAGGTTGGTTGTTTGACTTGTGGCGTGCCTGGGACGGTCGGGGTGGCCCCGAGAGCGCAAGTGTAAAGCGTTTTGTTGGGCAGGGCGCCGACAAAGCCACTCGGAAAATGCAGTATCGTTTCAACAAGCAGAGCCGTACTCCGGTTTGGAGGCGAATGGCAAACGGTGCGCTACCAGTCTACAATGATGGCAAGCCCACGGGTGGTCTCCCAACTCTGGACACCTGGGCAGGGTTGGATATTCCTGTTTTTCTAATCGCTGGCGAGAGGGACAACGTCGTTTCACCAAAGGAAGCCGAAAAGATTGTCAAAGTTCTGGATCCAGACAAGACATCTCCAGAGTCGGAAGATGGGCAAGAGATGCATGAGATCATTGTTGACACTGTTGCTCGTGTCAATATCTCAACACGACCACAAAGCATTAGCGACCTCACCGATGCAGACTTTATGAAGGTGAAATCTCCACACGTCGAAACTCCGCCAGAAGGTGGCAGTTCTACCGATCCCTCGACTCCAAATGAGACCTTGACCGAGCTCCCTCCTCAGCCAAGTCACCCTAAAAAGATTGTCCAGTCTTTTGTGATGCCTGCACCTGCAACACATGCTGTACTATATACACCTTGCTCGGTTCGGGCTGTTGCTGGCTTGATATCCGATTTTCTTGCTACAAATGTCACAGGAAGACTATCTCTTGCCTGGCAACTGCAGTACCTTTCGCGTGAAGGGAAATGGGACGTCAAGAATCTCAACAAGTGGAAGTCTGTCAACCCTGTGTCGGATCCGAT includes:
- a CDS encoding repressible alkaline phosphatase precursor codes for the protein MANESDPLLSGSGHDRSDTQAESKAHRNSRLRELGLFAWALIATAAVIVVAIWTQHEQQTKHDHNTPATKRNLVFMVSDGMGPATLSLTRSYRQHVEDLHFGDTLTLDKHFWGTSRTRSNSSLVTDSAAGATAFSCGKKTYNGAISTLPNHDPCGTVLEAAKRAGYHTGLVVTTKIEDATPACFNSHVVLREMEDEIALQQIGEGVLGRTVDLMLGGGRCNYLPSSAEGSCRADDTDVVKIAKEKHNWTYADDRAGFDALKGGNNVKLPFLGLFASSDIPFEIDRRNHNDVYPSLSEMAKTALRALEKATEKSDKGFFIMIEGSRIDHAGHINDPAAQVHEVLEYDKTFRAVLDFIKESKTETVLVATSDHETGGLATALQEPGHLPVYNWYPKVLANATASAEWLHAKLNAHIASNSEAKKNKEKLKEYINEELIIRGLGISNASDKEITTIAEHPESALVLFSALISLRAHIGWSTHGHTAVDVNIYSSGGPRTENIRGNVENTDVGKYLREYLEVDVDAITEELQDKMSKIKVQDAGMEALDEVWPLGNKHHAIQG